One genomic window of Methanosalsum zhilinae DSM 4017 includes the following:
- a CDS encoding TatD family hydrolase yields MNSIPILDNHMHIDLRGRGMNAVKDFRNAGGTHIILVSKPSWTLGIHIRQPPDYVKIFDETINIAHQATEMGIKAFPVLGVHPAEITQLTTRMELDEAVETMKGGLDIASGYVKQGSAVGIKSGRPHYPVSEYIWDASNEIMEHAFQIAADLDCAVQLHTESVGEEQLTDIAARAKECGTNLHRVVKHFSPPLIEICNDKGIFPSVIASKNSIETAIAQGDRFMMETDYIDDPERPGAVLGPKTVPRRTLKLVEKHGEDIFWKIHKENPEKVYDIQIEL; encoded by the coding sequence ATGAACTCAATTCCAATACTTGACAATCACATGCATATAGATCTTCGGGGAAGAGGGATGAATGCTGTTAAAGATTTCAGGAATGCCGGTGGCACTCATATAATTCTTGTATCAAAACCCAGCTGGACCCTGGGTATTCATATCAGACAGCCTCCTGACTATGTAAAAATTTTTGATGAAACAATAAACATCGCACATCAGGCCACGGAAATGGGAATAAAAGCATTTCCAGTTCTGGGAGTACATCCGGCAGAGATCACTCAACTCACCACACGTATGGAACTTGATGAAGCTGTGGAGACTATGAAAGGGGGACTGGATATTGCTTCTGGCTATGTAAAGCAAGGGAGTGCGGTGGGGATCAAGAGTGGAAGACCCCATTATCCGGTATCTGAATATATATGGGACGCATCCAATGAAATAATGGAGCATGCATTTCAAATAGCTGCAGACCTTGATTGTGCAGTCCAGTTACATACTGAAAGTGTAGGAGAAGAGCAGTTAACTGATATCGCGGCCCGTGCTAAGGAATGTGGAACAAACCTGCACAGGGTCGTAAAACATTTTTCACCTCCTCTGATAGAGATATGCAATGACAAAGGAATTTTTCCAAGTGTTATTGCATCAAAAAATTCAATTGAGACTGCAATAGCCCAGGGAGATAGGTTCATGATGGAAACTGATTACATTGATGATCCAGAAAGGCCGGGTGCTGTACTGGGTCCTAAAACAGTTCCCCGCCGAACATTGAAACTGGTGGAAAAACACGGAGAAGATATTTTCTGGAAGATCCACAAAGAAAATCCAGAAAAAGTCTACGATATTCAGATCGAGCTTTAA
- a CDS encoding isocitrate/isopropylmalate dehydrogenase family protein: MSKTAAVIKGDGVGPELVDAMLDVVNSAGTDVEFITCEAGESWWKQHGGNSLIPDETWEVIENSDACFKGPTTTPGGAGSPKSVAVSIRQKYNLYANVRPIKTFPNTNPPLGDVDFVCVREGTEGMYIGEEIKLTDDVYIAIRKITRTASRNIARFSFEEAKRRNYEAVVAIHKSNILKQTCGTFVEEVNYVGEQYPDIEVWEYHIDNIAQQLIKNPQLFNNKILLSTNLFMDVISEECSALVGSIGLIYSANIGDNYAMFEPAHGSAPKYAGKDKVNPVATVLAGAWMLDYLGEEKQAAAIFEATEKVISEGKHVTYDLGGNAKLSEMTGEIIKYIEEF; encoded by the coding sequence ATGAGTAAAACTGCAGCGGTAATTAAAGGAGATGGCGTTGGTCCAGAACTTGTAGATGCTATGCTTGATGTGGTAAATTCTGCGGGTACAGATGTTGAGTTTATAACCTGTGAAGCAGGCGAAAGCTGGTGGAAACAGCATGGCGGCAATTCATTGATACCTGATGAAACCTGGGAGGTTATTGAAAATTCAGATGCTTGCTTTAAGGGCCCGACTACAACTCCCGGAGGTGCAGGCTCACCAAAGAGTGTGGCTGTGTCTATAAGGCAAAAATACAACCTGTATGCAAATGTGCGTCCAATTAAAACATTCCCCAATACCAATCCTCCACTTGGAGATGTTGATTTTGTTTGTGTCAGAGAAGGTACTGAAGGCATGTACATAGGAGAGGAGATAAAGCTCACAGATGATGTGTATATAGCTATCAGAAAAATAACCCGGACTGCCAGCAGAAATATAGCACGCTTTTCATTTGAGGAAGCAAAAAGAAGAAATTATGAGGCAGTTGTGGCTATTCACAAAAGCAACATATTAAAGCAAACATGTGGCACATTCGTAGAAGAGGTCAATTATGTTGGCGAGCAATATCCTGATATTGAGGTCTGGGAATATCACATTGACAATATCGCACAGCAGCTGATCAAGAATCCACAGCTTTTCAACAATAAAATATTGCTGTCAACAAATCTTTTCATGGATGTCATAAGTGAGGAATGTTCAGCTCTGGTGGGAAGCATTGGCCTGATATATTCTGCTAATATTGGTGATAATTATGCCATGTTTGAACCGGCTCATGGTTCTGCACCAAAATATGCAGGTAAGGATAAGGTAAATCCGGTTGCTACAGTTCTTGCAGGTGCATGGATGCTTGATTATCTTGGTGAAGAAAAACAGGCAGCTGCAATCTTTGAGGCTACTGAAAAGGTAATATCAGAAGGAAAACACGTTACCTATGATCTTGGTGGGAATGCTAAACTCAGTGAAATGACAGGTGAGATCATAAAATATATTGAAGAATTTTAA
- a CDS encoding homocitrate synthase/isopropylmalate synthase family protein: MKMYKSYEDLPKIKLPHNEPIFISDSTIRDGSQMPGVVMSTRLKFKIYEYLHEIGIEKLETFVYHERDKKATKMMLDCGYEFPEVTGWARAVPADIDEVLSVGGINETGILMSVSDSHILDKMRLPGREAAEEKYLNALQYAVDHGLRTRAHIEDMTRADNYNFVFPLIKKIIEIDPDCTIRLCDTVGYGVPFAGVDEPYGIPAMVQYLKNDLNVKNIEMHTHDDFGLAVANTLAGYWHGANWSSVTFLGIGERAGNAEMEKLLLFLSQRVEGFEKYNLESIVQFSRFMEKEIGVKIPRNKAVVGKNIFAHESGIHASGVLKNPFTYEPYPPEVVGGERIFLMGDSSGIEVLRHKVQDALNDLMDINIELKKTDPRLKMIQAEIQKLYDTEKRISCISDEEIRAYVEKYFVFKPIVRQETHHGKIFRDCDEDADD, from the coding sequence ATGAAAATGTATAAGTCATACGAAGATCTTCCTAAAATAAAATTACCACATAACGAGCCCATCTTTATCAGTGACAGTACTATTCGTGATGGGTCCCAGATGCCTGGCGTTGTAATGAGCACACGCCTTAAGTTCAAGATATATGAATACTTACATGAGATCGGTATTGAAAAACTGGAGACTTTTGTATATCATGAGAGGGATAAGAAAGCAACAAAAATGATGCTGGATTGTGGCTATGAATTCCCTGAAGTTACCGGCTGGGCCAGGGCAGTTCCTGCTGATATTGATGAGGTTCTGTCTGTTGGTGGAATAAATGAAACCGGAATTCTCATGTCAGTATCAGATTCCCACATACTTGATAAAATGAGACTGCCTGGCAGAGAAGCTGCAGAAGAAAAATACCTGAATGCATTGCAGTATGCTGTGGATCATGGACTTAGAACAAGAGCTCATATAGAAGACATGACCAGAGCAGATAACTACAATTTCGTATTTCCTCTTATCAAAAAAATAATTGAGATTGATCCAGACTGTACCATAAGACTCTGCGATACCGTAGGATATGGAGTCCCTTTTGCAGGAGTGGATGAACCATATGGAATACCTGCAATGGTACAATATCTAAAAAATGATCTTAATGTAAAGAATATAGAGATGCATACGCATGATGATTTCGGACTGGCTGTTGCAAATACACTTGCAGGATACTGGCATGGTGCAAACTGGTCAAGTGTGACTTTTTTAGGAATAGGTGAAAGAGCTGGCAATGCAGAAATGGAAAAGCTATTACTATTCCTTTCACAGCGTGTTGAAGGATTTGAAAAATATAATCTGGAATCAATTGTGCAATTTTCCAGGTTCATGGAAAAGGAGATAGGTGTAAAGATCCCCAGAAACAAAGCAGTTGTTGGAAAAAATATTTTTGCACATGAATCCGGAATACATGCTTCAGGAGTTCTCAAAAATCCATTCACCTATGAACCATATCCTCCGGAAGTCGTTGGAGGAGAAAGAATATTCCTTATGGGAGATTCTTCAGGTATCGAAGTACTAAGACATAAGGTGCAGGATGCTCTCAATGATCTGATGGACATTAACATCGAACTTAAGAAGACCGATCCAAGGTTAAAAATGATACAGGCAGAAATACAGAAACTTTATGATACTGAAAAAAGAATCTCCTGTATATCAGATGAAGAAATAAGGGCATACGTAGAAAAGTATTTTGTGTTCAAGCCTATTGTCAGACAGGAAACTCATCATGGCAAAATATTCAGAGACTGTGATGAGGATGCAGATGATTAA
- a CDS encoding amino acid-binding protein, with protein MWNELFNKFRKHPAQEKVLKLLFKRGFQVNEHGKVISGGIEIPHTQIAKEAGVDRRVVDATTETILSDELLKTIFQNIQSISFLRDVAPTLGLGVIVITPDNASSRGILADVAGVISGYDISIRQAVSDDPYLTEEPKLTLITDKKIPGEVVDKVLALTNVKGVSIY; from the coding sequence ATGTGGAACGAACTATTCAATAAATTCAGGAAACATCCAGCCCAGGAAAAGGTACTGAAACTGTTATTTAAACGTGGGTTCCAGGTAAATGAGCATGGAAAGGTAATTTCAGGTGGAATCGAAATACCTCATACACAGATTGCAAAGGAAGCAGGTGTGGATCGCCGTGTTGTGGATGCAACTACTGAAACAATATTATCCGATGAACTGTTGAAGACTATTTTTCAGAATATTCAATCAATTTCATTTTTGCGTGATGTGGCTCCAACGCTTGGACTAGGTGTGATTGTGATCACTCCTGACAATGCATCAAGCAGGGGAATCCTGGCGGATGTTGCAGGTGTGATCTCCGGCTATGATATCAGCATCCGTCAGGCGGTATCAGATGATCCGTATCTGACGGAAGAACCGAAATTAACTCTTATAACTGATAAAAAAATTCCAGGAGAGGTAGTGGATAAAGTGCTTGCTCTTACGAATGTGAAGGGTGTTAGCATATACTGA
- a CDS encoding response regulator: MNKVKVLVVEDEIIVAHDIKARLEDLGYSVTGVAITGKEAIEKAEDTLPDVILMDIALKGNMDGIEAAETIREKFDIPVIYLTAYSDDKTLERARVTQPFGYLLKPFDEKELRSNIEMTLYRHTREKSRQDESEKWLTTTLDSVGDAVIATDTEGYIKHINPFAEALTGWKRMEATGKHILEVLRLKDKNGQKIEDPVSKAVKEDIFYGLAENTVLISREDEKIPVDIVGSTIKNEKNEIIGIVLNIYDISDRKSVEENIKNESSRKMDD; encoded by the coding sequence ATGAATAAAGTAAAAGTCCTGGTTGTTGAAGATGAAATAATCGTTGCTCACGACATTAAAGCCCGGTTGGAAGACCTTGGGTACTCGGTAACTGGGGTAGCAATTACAGGAAAAGAAGCTATTGAAAAGGCAGAAGATACGTTACCTGACGTTATCCTTATGGATATCGCACTAAAGGGAAATATGGACGGTATCGAAGCTGCTGAAACGATCCGTGAAAAATTTGATATTCCTGTAATCTATCTAACCGCCTATTCGGATGATAAGACACTGGAAAGAGCAAGAGTCACACAGCCCTTTGGTTATCTCCTTAAACCCTTCGATGAAAAAGAGTTGAGATCAAATATTGAAATGACACTCTACAGGCATACAAGGGAAAAATCAAGACAGGACGAAAGTGAAAAATGGCTCACAACTACACTGGATAGCGTAGGAGATGCAGTTATTGCTACTGATACTGAAGGGTATATCAAACATATAAATCCTTTTGCCGAAGCACTTACTGGCTGGAAGCGAATGGAAGCAACTGGAAAACACATACTTGAGGTCCTTAGGCTAAAAGATAAAAATGGTCAGAAAATCGAAGACCCGGTATCAAAAGCAGTAAAAGAAGATATATTTTATGGACTTGCAGAAAATACAGTTCTAATTTCCAGAGAAGATGAAAAAATACCTGTCGACATTGTGGGCTCCACGATTAAAAACGAAAAAAATGAGATTATAGGTATTGTATTGAATATTTACGATATAAGTGACCGGAAATCAGTTGAAGAGAATATTAAGAATGAATCTTCCAGAAAAATGGATGATTGA